The Choloepus didactylus isolate mChoDid1 chromosome 13, mChoDid1.pri, whole genome shotgun sequence genome contains a region encoding:
- the LOC119507933 gene encoding histone H3.3A-like, whose translation MARTKQTARKSTGGKAPRKQLATKVARKSAPSTGGVKKPHRYRPGTVALREIRRYQKSTELLIRKLPFQRLVREIAQDFKTDLRFQNAAIGALQEASEAYLVGLFEDTNLCAIHAKRVTIMPKDIQLARRIRGERA comes from the coding sequence ATGGCTCGTACAAAGCAGACTGCCCGCAAATCGACCGGCGGTAAAGCACCCAGGAAGCAACTGGCTACAAAAGTCGCTCGCAAGAGTGCGCCCTCTACTGGAGGGGTGAAGAAACCCCATCGTTACAGGCCTGGTACTGTGGCACTCCGTGAAATTAGACGTTATCAGAAGTCCACTGAACTTCTGATTCGCAAACTTCCCTTCCAGCGTCTGGTGCGAGAAATTGCTCAAGACTTCAAAACAGATCTGCGCTTCCAGAATGCAGCAATTGGTGCTTTGCAGGAGGCAAGTGAGGCCTATCTGGTTGGCCTTTTTGAAGACACCAACCTGTGTGCTATCCATGCCAAACGTGTAACAATTATGCCAAAAGACATCCAGCTAGCACGCCGCATACGTGGAGAACGTGCTTAA